The Litoreibacter ponti genome includes a window with the following:
- the rsmH gene encoding 16S rRNA (cytosine(1402)-N(4))-methyltransferase RsmH — MPPAAQDSLSDAPHLPVLIDAILDHVSPTGVWVDGTFGAGGYTRAFLERGAEVIAIDRDPAVFEMAAGWAGDFLGLTLKRGTFSELDALAGAPVDGVVLDLGVSSMQLDQAGRGFSFMQDGPLDMRMGQDGPSAADLVNSASEALLADILFQYGEERASRRIAKAIIAARPIETTAELVEVIETVLPKGKPGGSHPATRSFQAIRIAVNDEFGQLISGLEAAERALKPGGELAVVTFHSLEDRIVKKFLQGRAGKTGGGSRYAPETETDAATFTLITRKAVTADKDELARNPRSRSAKLRVARRTDAPARDQGRSGLGLPKLTGQELF; from the coding sequence ATGCCCCCAGCCGCGCAGGATAGCCTTTCTGATGCGCCGCACCTGCCGGTCCTGATTGACGCCATTCTTGATCATGTATCTCCCACCGGTGTTTGGGTCGATGGCACCTTTGGCGCGGGCGGCTACACGCGCGCTTTCCTCGAGCGCGGGGCAGAGGTGATCGCGATTGACCGCGACCCGGCCGTGTTCGAGATGGCCGCCGGTTGGGCGGGCGACTTCCTCGGCCTGACCCTGAAGCGCGGCACGTTTTCCGAGCTCGACGCATTGGCCGGCGCGCCCGTGGATGGCGTCGTTTTGGATCTGGGCGTCTCGTCCATGCAGCTTGATCAGGCAGGACGCGGCTTTTCTTTCATGCAGGACGGCCCACTTGACATGCGCATGGGCCAAGATGGCCCGTCTGCGGCTGATTTGGTGAACTCGGCGTCCGAGGCGCTGCTGGCCGACATCCTGTTCCAATACGGCGAAGAGCGCGCATCGCGCCGCATCGCCAAGGCAATCATCGCCGCGCGTCCAATCGAAACCACCGCAGAATTGGTCGAAGTGATCGAGACGGTGCTGCCCAAGGGCAAGCCCGGCGGATCGCACCCCGCGACCCGCAGCTTTCAGGCAATCCGCATCGCGGTGAACGACGAATTTGGACAGCTTATCAGCGGCTTGGAGGCCGCGGAGCGCGCATTGAAGCCCGGCGGTGAACTGGCCGTGGTGACGTTCCATTCGCTCGAAGACCGGATCGTGAAGAAGTTTTTGCAAGGCCGCGCGGGCAAGACCGGCGGCGGCTCGCGATATGCGCCCGAGACGGAAACGGATGCCGCGACATTCACGCTGATCACCCGCAAGGCGGTGACGGCGGACAAGGACGAGCTGGCGCGCAACCCGCGGTCGCGCTCGGCAAAACTCAGGGTCGCGCGGCGCACGGATGCGCCCGCACGCGATCAAGGACGGTCAGGCCTCGGCCTGCCAAAACTCACAGGACAGGAGCTTTTTTGA
- the mraZ gene encoding division/cell wall cluster transcriptional repressor MraZ: MAQRFRGESVHKVDSKGRVSIPALFRRVLEASDPAWAEGLSPNVVIVYGGKSQNYLEAYTQQAINEVDERIARLPRGSKPRRALEHLFNAQSLPTQTDDTGRLVLPAKLREKVGITGEALFVAMGDTFQIWAPDAFEARNADIEDWLDAQGDDFDPLELLEMADVPSASE; encoded by the coding sequence GTGGCACAACGGTTCAGAGGCGAAAGCGTCCACAAGGTGGACAGCAAGGGCAGGGTGTCTATCCCGGCCCTGTTTCGCCGTGTTCTGGAAGCCTCTGACCCTGCCTGGGCCGAGGGCCTGAGCCCCAACGTCGTCATCGTATACGGTGGCAAATCCCAAAATTACCTCGAAGCGTACACGCAACAGGCCATCAACGAGGTCGACGAGCGCATCGCGCGCCTGCCGCGCGGATCAAAGCCGCGCCGCGCGCTGGAACATCTGTTCAATGCGCAGTCCTTGCCCACGCAGACCGATGACACCGGCCGCCTGGTGCTTCCCGCAAAGCTGCGCGAGAAGGTCGGCATCACCGGCGAGGCGCTATTTGTCGCCATGGGTGACACGTTCCAGATCTGGGCGCCCGACGCGTTCGAGGCGCGCAACGCCGATATCGAAGACTGGCTGGACGCGCAGGGCGATGATTTCGACCCGCTCGAATTGCTGGAGATGGCCGACGTGCCATCCGCCTCGGAGTAG
- a CDS encoding glyoxalase superfamily protein has protein sequence MTLTNPLPSVEELKAQAKRLRSQLAVLNTPMSHSQSLELMAQQYGLRDWNTLRAKASALSNHRPPWAVGDFVRGRYLDQPCAGRIVAMSVRGDGRYQISLHLDEAVDVIPFEGMSNWRQRINATMSAVGLSVGRRSDGVPHLVLEA, from the coding sequence ATGACACTTACGAACCCTTTGCCTTCGGTCGAAGAGCTGAAAGCGCAGGCCAAACGGCTGCGCAGCCAATTGGCCGTTCTGAACACACCCATGTCCCATTCCCAGTCGCTAGAGCTTATGGCCCAGCAATACGGGCTGCGGGACTGGAATACGCTGCGGGCCAAAGCCTCGGCCCTGTCGAACCACCGCCCGCCCTGGGCGGTCGGGGACTTCGTGCGCGGCCGCTATCTGGACCAGCCCTGTGCCGGGCGGATCGTGGCGATGTCCGTGCGCGGCGATGGCCGCTACCAGATCAGCCTGCATCTGGACGAGGCCGTCGATGTGATCCCGTTCGAGGGCATGTCGAACTGGCGTCAGCGCATCAATGCCACGATGAGCGCGGTCGGGCTCAGCGTCGGGCGGCGCTCTGACGGGGTGCCCCATCTGGTGCTTGAGGCGTAG
- a CDS encoding Mrp/NBP35 family ATP-binding protein translates to MTVTRDAILDALRVLTLPDGEDVVAKDMIRALAIDGGTVRFVIEAAPEIAKHLEPLRAAAQQIVERMEGVDSASVLLTAHSDKAPPSLGKGGGMKVGRHPEPQAGPTKPSGVARILAVASGKGGVGKSTLSSNLAVALAKQGRKVGLLDADIYGPSQPRMMGVNKRPASPDGKTIIPLHAHGVTMMSIGLMMDPEKAVVWRGPMLMGALQQMLGQVEWGELDVLIVDLPPGTGDVQLTLCTKSELTGAIVVSTPQDVALLDAKKALDMFNTLKTPVLGLVENMSMYICPDCGKEAHIFGHGGVRDEAQRLGLPFLGEIPLDIDVRLAGDNGTPIAAGDGPVAEAYGVLAKRLVDGGMA, encoded by the coding sequence ATGACCGTGACCCGTGACGCCATCCTCGACGCCCTGCGTGTCCTGACACTGCCCGATGGCGAGGATGTGGTCGCAAAGGACATGATCCGCGCGCTCGCGATCGACGGCGGCACGGTCCGCTTCGTGATCGAGGCCGCGCCCGAGATCGCCAAGCATCTCGAGCCGCTCCGCGCCGCCGCACAACAGATCGTCGAGCGGATGGAAGGGGTCGACAGCGCCTCCGTCCTGCTGACCGCCCATTCCGACAAGGCGCCGCCGAGCCTAGGCAAGGGGGGCGGCATGAAAGTTGGCCGCCACCCGGAACCGCAAGCAGGCCCGACCAAACCGTCGGGGGTGGCGCGCATCCTTGCTGTGGCGTCTGGCAAGGGGGGCGTGGGCAAATCGACCCTGTCGTCAAATCTGGCCGTGGCGCTGGCCAAGCAGGGGCGCAAGGTGGGCCTGCTGGACGCCGATATCTATGGCCCGTCGCAGCCGCGCATGATGGGGGTCAACAAGCGGCCCGCCAGCCCCGATGGCAAGACGATCATACCGCTGCATGCCCATGGCGTGACGATGATGTCCATCGGCCTGATGATGGACCCCGAAAAGGCCGTCGTCTGGCGTGGTCCGATGTTGATGGGTGCATTGCAGCAGATGCTGGGGCAGGTGGAATGGGGCGAGCTGGATGTGCTGATCGTGGATCTGCCCCCGGGCACAGGGGATGTGCAGCTGACTCTCTGCACCAAGTCAGAGCTGACCGGCGCCATCGTCGTCTCCACCCCGCAGGACGTCGCCCTCCTGGACGCCAAGAAGGCGTTGGACATGTTCAATACGCTCAAGACCCCGGTACTGGGGCTGGTCGAGAATATGTCCATGTATATCTGCCCCGATTGCGGGAAAGAGGCGCATATCTTCGGCCATGGCGGCGTGCGGGATGAGGCGCAGCGCCTTGGCCTGCCGTTTCTGGGTGAGATCCCGCTCGACATCGATGTGCGGCTCGCAGGCGACAACGGCACGCCGATTGCGGCGGGCGACGGGCCGGTGGCGGAGGCTTACGGCGTGCTTGCCAAGCGGCTGGTCGACGGCGGAATGGCTTGA
- a CDS encoding DUF1127 domain-containing protein: MAYNSNVRTAPSILERLVSYKDDLATRYAQYRVYKTTLDELRTLSNRELADLGLSRANLKSIAYEAAYKN, from the coding sequence ATGGCTTACAACTCGAATGTCCGCACCGCCCCCTCCATCCTGGAGCGGCTGGTGTCCTACAAAGACGACCTCGCAACCCGCTACGCCCAGTACCGCGTCTACAAGACCACCCTGGACGAGCTGCGCACCCTGTCCAACCGCGAGCTGGCCGACCTCGGTCTGTCCCGCGCCAACCTGAAATCGATCGCCTACGAGGCGGCCTACAAGAACTAA
- a CDS encoding Lrp/AsnC family transcriptional regulator, protein MSDLDQINEKILRELSSDGRISNLELAERVGLSPSACLRRVQELERRGIIKGYRAVLDRSQLGAGFVAYVAVGLSDHSKQRQEAFERSISRSPEVRECHNITGTIEYLLRVECADLATYKIFHTDVLGALTGVNAITSYVVMGSPKDERA, encoded by the coding sequence ATGAGCGATCTTGATCAAATCAACGAAAAGATATTGCGCGAGCTGTCCAGCGACGGGCGCATCTCGAATCTGGAGCTTGCCGAACGGGTCGGCCTGTCGCCCTCGGCCTGCCTGCGGCGCGTGCAGGAGCTGGAGCGCCGCGGGATCATCAAGGGCTACCGCGCCGTCCTTGACCGCAGCCAACTTGGCGCGGGCTTCGTGGCTTATGTGGCCGTAGGGCTGTCGGATCATTCCAAGCAGCGCCAGGAGGCGTTCGAGCGGTCGATCTCGCGCAGCCCGGAGGTGCGCGAGTGTCACAACATCACCGGCACGATTGAGTACCTTCTGCGGGTCGAATGTGCGGACCTCGCGACCTACAAAATCTTTCACACGGATGTCCTCGGCGCGCTCACCGGCGTCAATGCGATCACATCCTATGTGGTGATGGGATCTCCCAAGGACGAGCGCGCCTGA
- a CDS encoding LysE family translocator: MTFEIFTALAAFAFVSSITPGPNNLMLMASGANFGFRRTIPHMLGIALGFVLMVFLVGIGLVQVFDRYPVSHTILKLASAVYMTWLAWKIANAAPPKQGEAGGTPMTFLQAAAFQWVNPKAWAMALTAITLYAPDRSLAAVALVAMIFGAINGPSVSTWTVLGQQMRRVLTNPTRLRIFNISMALLLMASLYPLLEI; this comes from the coding sequence ATGACTTTTGAGATTTTCACCGCCCTCGCCGCCTTCGCCTTTGTCTCGTCCATCACGCCGGGGCCGAACAACCTGATGCTGATGGCCTCGGGCGCCAATTTCGGCTTCCGCCGCACTATTCCGCATATGCTGGGGATCGCGCTTGGCTTCGTGCTGATGGTGTTTCTTGTTGGCATCGGCCTGGTGCAGGTCTTCGACCGTTACCCCGTCAGCCACACAATCCTGAAACTGGCGTCCGCGGTTTACATGACGTGGCTTGCGTGGAAAATCGCCAACGCCGCGCCGCCCAAACAGGGTGAGGCGGGCGGCACGCCGATGACATTCCTGCAGGCCGCCGCGTTCCAATGGGTCAATCCCAAGGCATGGGCGATGGCGCTGACGGCCATAACGCTCTACGCGCCGGACCGCTCGCTGGCCGCCGTGGCCTTGGTTGCGATGATCTTCGGCGCGATCAACGGCCCGTCCGTGTCCACCTGGACGGTTCTCGGCCAGCAGATGCGGCGCGTCTTGACCAACCCGACCCGTCTGCGCATCTTCAACATCTCGATGGCGCTACTGTTGATGGCGTCGCTCTATCCGCTTCTGGAGATTTGA
- a CDS encoding HalD/BesD family halogenase: MDTYLDLETFPLDRPDSAAYAALVERCKAEMARDGMFNLDGFLRPEHAAAEARAHTPKMDRESFNHAREHNVYFKKSVPGLPDDHPALRLFQTSNNTLCNDQLTGSVVEKIYNWAPLQRFLAEVMGKPALYPMDDPLAAFNVMRYADGQALNWHFDRSEFTVTLLLQAPERGGMFEYRTDLRSAEDPNYDGVARLLAGDDPEMRQMSVVPGTLNVFRGVNTPHRVTPVEGDTPRMIAVLTYYEQPGAKFTESEQLGFYGRTA, from the coding sequence ATGGACACCTATCTCGACCTTGAAACGTTCCCGCTGGACCGCCCGGATAGCGCGGCCTATGCGGCACTTGTCGAGCGCTGCAAGGCCGAGATGGCACGCGACGGCATGTTCAATTTGGATGGTTTCCTGCGCCCTGAACACGCGGCGGCAGAGGCACGCGCGCACACGCCAAAGATGGACCGCGAAAGCTTCAACCACGCGCGCGAGCACAACGTCTACTTCAAGAAATCCGTGCCGGGTTTGCCGGATGACCACCCGGCATTGCGGCTGTTCCAGACCTCCAACAACACGCTGTGCAATGACCAGCTCACAGGATCGGTCGTCGAAAAGATTTATAACTGGGCGCCGCTGCAGCGATTCCTCGCAGAAGTGATGGGCAAGCCTGCGCTCTACCCGATGGACGACCCCCTCGCCGCCTTCAACGTGATGCGCTACGCCGATGGACAGGCCCTGAACTGGCATTTCGACCGCTCTGAGTTCACCGTGACCTTGTTGCTGCAGGCGCCCGAGCGCGGCGGCATGTTCGAATACCGCACTGACCTGCGCAGCGCGGAGGACCCGAATTACGATGGTGTTGCGCGATTGCTGGCGGGCGATGACCCAGAGATGCGGCAGATGTCGGTCGTCCCCGGCACACTCAATGTCTTTCGGGGCGTGAACACGCCCCATAGGGTTACCCCGGTCGAAGGCGACACGCCGCGCATGATCGCCGTGCTGACCTATTACGAGCAGCCGGGCGCGAAGTTCACTGAGTCGGAACAGTTGGGCTTCTACGGTCGGACAGCCTGA
- a CDS encoding ATP-dependent helicase, producing the protein MSSYNEDDAFEAAAAPRGGGLAARAMGAAMEARTAPYLDGLNPAQREAVETLDGPVLMLAGAGTGKTKALMSRVAHLVLSGRARTDEILAVTFTNKAAKEMRVRLEKEPFGIPTPMRWMGTFHSICVKLLRRHAELVGLKSNFTILDTDDQIRLLKQLIVAEGIDDKRWPARMLAGLIDQWKNRAWTPDALPASEAGAYNHMGGVLYAQYQERLKTLNACDFGDLLLHMVTIFQTHEDVLAQYQRWFRYILVDEYQDTNVAQYMWLRLLAAGHKNICCVGDDDQSIYGWRGAEVGNILRFEKDFEGAKIVRLEQNYRSTEHILAAASGVIAGNKGRLGKTLFTEAKGGEKVRLIGHWDGEEEARWIGDEIEAMRGGTRGMDPIGLNSMAILVRASHQMRSFEDRFLTIGLPYRVIGGPRFYERLEIRDAMAYFRLIVSPSDDLAFERIVNTPKRGLGDKAVQKIQMMARTNGVSLVDGARLLLETKGLGGKGAVELGKLLDGLDRWGAAARVGEMSHIEVAEMALEESGYTEMWQNDKTPEAPGRLDNLKELVKALEEFENLQGFLEHIALVMDNDSEDATEKVSIMTLHAAKGLEFPAVFLPGWEDGLFPSQRSMDESGLKGLEEERRLAYVGITRAEKLCTISFAGNRRVYGQWQNALPSRFIDELPEDHVEVLTPPGLYGHQGGMMGQASPVMQAAESDLHEAAAKANVYNSPGWRRLQERQGARGLSQPSESKNMVIDAQAVSAFTVGDRVFHQKFGYGSIEAAEGDKLDVAFDKAGTKKVVGKFLVAAEAAGDTPF; encoded by the coding sequence ATGAGCAGTTACAACGAAGATGACGCGTTCGAGGCGGCAGCCGCGCCCCGTGGCGGCGGATTGGCCGCCCGCGCGATGGGCGCGGCGATGGAGGCCCGCACGGCCCCCTATCTCGACGGGTTGAACCCGGCACAGCGCGAAGCGGTCGAGACGCTCGACGGCCCGGTCCTGATGCTGGCGGGCGCGGGGACCGGCAAGACCAAGGCGCTGATGTCACGTGTTGCGCATCTAGTCCTTTCTGGTCGCGCACGAACGGATGAAATACTTGCCGTTACATTTACAAACAAAGCAGCCAAGGAAATGAGAGTTCGGCTAGAGAAAGAGCCATTCGGAATTCCGACACCAATGAGATGGATGGGCACATTCCATTCGATCTGCGTGAAGCTGCTGCGCCGCCATGCGGAACTTGTGGGGCTGAAGTCGAACTTCACAATCCTCGATACCGACGACCAGATCCGGCTGCTCAAGCAGCTCATCGTGGCTGAAGGCATCGACGACAAACGCTGGCCTGCCCGGATGCTGGCGGGGCTGATTGATCAATGGAAAAACCGCGCCTGGACGCCTGATGCGCTGCCCGCGTCCGAGGCGGGCGCATACAACCACATGGGGGGCGTGCTTTACGCCCAGTATCAGGAGCGACTGAAGACGCTGAACGCCTGCGATTTCGGCGACCTGTTGTTGCACATGGTGACAATCTTCCAGACCCACGAGGACGTGCTGGCGCAGTATCAGCGCTGGTTCCGCTACATTCTGGTCGACGAGTATCAGGACACCAACGTCGCTCAGTACATGTGGCTGCGGCTTCTGGCGGCGGGGCACAAGAATATTTGCTGTGTGGGCGATGATGACCAGTCGATCTACGGCTGGCGCGGCGCCGAGGTGGGCAACATTTTGCGCTTCGAGAAAGACTTTGAAGGCGCGAAAATTGTCCGATTGGAACAAAACTACCGCTCGACCGAGCATATCCTTGCCGCAGCCTCTGGCGTGATCGCGGGCAACAAAGGGCGGCTCGGCAAGACGCTGTTTACCGAGGCGAAAGGTGGCGAGAAGGTCCGTCTGATCGGCCATTGGGACGGCGAGGAAGAGGCGCGTTGGATCGGCGACGAGATCGAGGCGATGCGGGGCGGCACCCGCGGCATGGACCCGATCGGGCTCAATTCCATGGCGATCCTGGTGCGCGCATCCCACCAGATGCGCAGTTTCGAGGATCGGTTCCTGACGATCGGGCTGCCCTACCGCGTGATCGGCGGGCCGCGCTTCTACGAGCGGTTGGAGATCCGCGATGCGATGGCCTATTTCCGGCTGATCGTCAGCCCAAGCGATGATCTGGCGTTCGAGCGGATCGTGAATACGCCGAAGCGCGGTTTGGGCGACAAGGCGGTGCAGAAAATCCAGATGATGGCGCGCACGAACGGCGTGTCGCTCGTGGACGGCGCGCGACTGCTGCTCGAGACGAAAGGTCTGGGCGGAAAGGGGGCTGTCGAACTGGGCAAGCTGCTTGACGGGCTTGACCGCTGGGGTGCGGCCGCCCGCGTGGGTGAAATGTCGCATATTGAAGTGGCCGAGATGGCTCTGGAGGAGAGCGGCTACACCGAAATGTGGCAAAATGACAAAACGCCCGAGGCCCCCGGGCGGCTCGACAACCTCAAGGAACTGGTCAAGGCGCTGGAAGAATTCGAGAATCTGCAAGGGTTTTTGGAGCATATCGCGCTGGTGATGGACAATGATAGCGAGGACGCGACCGAGAAGGTCTCGATCATGACCTTGCACGCGGCCAAGGGTCTGGAGTTTCCGGCGGTGTTCCTGCCGGGCTGGGAGGATGGCTTGTTCCCCTCGCAACGCTCGATGGATGAGAGCGGCCTGAAGGGGCTCGAAGAGGAGCGCAGGCTCGCCTATGTCGGCATCACCCGGGCCGAAAAGCTGTGCACGATCTCATTCGCGGGCAATAGGCGCGTGTATGGCCAATGGCAAAACGCCCTGCCGTCGCGGTTCATTGATGAGCTGCCCGAAGATCATGTCGAGGTCCTGACGCCGCCGGGGCTTTATGGCCATCAGGGCGGGATGATGGGGCAGGCCTCCCCGGTGATGCAGGCGGCGGAAAGCGATCTGCACGAAGCGGCGGCCAAGGCCAATGTCTACAACTCCCCCGGCTGGCGTCGGCTGCAGGAACGCCAGGGCGCGCGGGGGCTGTCTCAGCCATCGGAAAGCAAGAATATGGTGATCGACGCGCAGGCCGTTTCGGCCTTCACGGTCGGTGACCGGGTGTTTCACCAGAAATTCGGCTACGGCTCGATCGAGGCGGCAGAGGGCGACAAGCTGGACGTGGCCTTCGACAAGGCAGGCACGAAGAAGGTCGTTGGCAAGTTTCTTGTCGCGGCAGAAGCCGCAGGCGACACGCCGTTCTAA
- a CDS encoding HAD family hydrolase, producing the protein MIPVPPKAILFGSIGTIVETSHIQRDAFNAAFKEADLNWEWEEDEYRAMLGVPGGKGRIQRYADEHGVKVDVDALHRRKSEIFQEKIALGLELRPGVAAVIYAAQEADVKLGFVTTTSQANIRAIFDGLGSTVTRDMFDFVGAAVMVGVGKPAPDIYRHALEVLNLDASDAIAIEDTPPAAEAAIRAGIETLAFPGAYVDAPFGGVYDTTDHLTPEAFGLEPGLKLAS; encoded by the coding sequence ATGATCCCTGTCCCGCCCAAAGCAATCCTGTTCGGCTCAATCGGCACCATTGTCGAGACGTCCCATATCCAGCGCGACGCCTTTAATGCGGCCTTCAAGGAGGCCGATCTGAACTGGGAATGGGAAGAGGACGAATACCGCGCCATGCTGGGCGTGCCCGGGGGCAAGGGCCGCATCCAGCGCTATGCGGATGAGCATGGGGTGAAGGTGGATGTGGACGCCCTGCATCGGCGCAAATCTGAAATCTTTCAGGAAAAGATCGCCCTTGGGCTGGAGCTGCGACCCGGCGTCGCCGCCGTGATCTACGCGGCGCAGGAAGCGGATGTGAAGCTCGGCTTTGTCACGACGACCTCGCAGGCCAATATCCGCGCCATCTTCGACGGGCTCGGCAGCACCGTGACCCGTGACATGTTCGACTTCGTGGGCGCGGCCGTGATGGTCGGCGTCGGCAAGCCCGCCCCGGATATCTATCGCCACGCCCTGGAGGTGCTGAACCTCGATGCCTCCGACGCCATCGCGATCGAGGACACGCCGCCCGCCGCCGAAGCAGCCATCCGCGCGGGGATCGAGACACTGGCCTTCCCCGGGGCCTATGTCGATGCACCATTTGGCGGTGTGTATGACACGACCGACCACCTGACGCCCGAAGCCTTTGGGCTTGAGCCGGGATTGAAACTGGCCTCTTGA
- the betA gene encoding choline dehydrogenase, which produces MEADFVIVGAGSAGCAMAYRLSEAGCSVIVIEHGGTDWGPFIQMPGALSFPMNMARYDWGYRSEPEPHLNNRQLATPRGKVIGGSSSINGMVYVRGHAGDFDYWAEQGADGWSYADVLPYYKRMENWTSGGRGGDPAWRGTDGPLHVTRGPGKNPLTQAFIDAGVQAGYPMTEDYNGQQQEGVGPFDATIKDGVRWSAANAYLRPALKRDNCTLVNALARKVVMRDGRATGVEVSRRGRVEVIEARAEVILAASSINSPKLLMLSGIGPAAHLAEHGIEVVADRPGVGQNLQDHLELYIQMAASKPVSLYRYWNIPGKGFVGTQWLLAKLGLGASNQFESGGFIRSAAGIRYPDIQFHFLPIAVRYDGQAAADGHGYQAHVGPMRSKSRGQVTLRSANPGEAPKIEFNYMSHPDDWEEFRTCIRLTREIFGQEAFAPYAKHEIQPGADVQTDAELDAFIAEHAESAYHPCGTARMGRANDAMAVVDPECRVIGVEGLRLADSSIFPRITNGNLNAPSIMVGEKAADHILGRDPLARDNAEPWVHPNWRTAQR; this is translated from the coding sequence ATGGAAGCGGATTTTGTGATTGTTGGCGCGGGCTCTGCCGGCTGCGCCATGGCATATCGGCTGTCGGAGGCCGGGTGCTCGGTTATCGTCATCGAGCATGGCGGCACCGATTGGGGGCCGTTCATCCAGATGCCCGGCGCGCTGTCCTTCCCGATGAACATGGCACGCTACGATTGGGGCTACCGCTCGGAGCCGGAGCCGCATCTGAACAACCGCCAGCTTGCGACGCCGCGCGGCAAGGTGATCGGCGGCTCCAGCTCGATCAATGGGATGGTCTATGTGCGCGGCCATGCGGGCGATTTCGACTACTGGGCCGAGCAGGGCGCGGATGGCTGGTCCTATGCGGATGTGCTGCCCTACTACAAGCGGATGGAGAACTGGACCTCTGGCGGGCGCGGGGGGGACCCTGCGTGGCGCGGCACCGACGGCCCACTGCATGTGACGCGCGGCCCGGGGAAGAACCCGCTGACCCAGGCCTTTATCGATGCGGGCGTGCAGGCGGGCTACCCGATGACCGAGGATTACAATGGCCAGCAGCAGGAGGGCGTGGGCCCCTTTGATGCGACCATCAAGGACGGCGTGCGCTGGTCGGCGGCGAACGCCTATCTGCGACCCGCGTTGAAGCGCGACAACTGTACCTTGGTCAATGCGCTCGCGCGCAAGGTGGTAATGCGTGATGGTCGTGCGACCGGGGTCGAGGTGTCTCGCCGGGGGCGGGTCGAAGTGATCGAGGCCCGCGCCGAGGTGATCCTGGCGGCTTCCTCCATCAACTCTCCCAAGCTGCTGATGCTGTCAGGCATTGGCCCCGCGGCGCATTTGGCCGAACACGGGATCGAGGTCGTGGCGGATCGGCCCGGCGTTGGGCAGAACCTGCAGGATCATCTGGAGCTCTACATTCAGATGGCGGCCTCGAAACCGGTGAGCCTCTATCGCTACTGGAACATCCCGGGCAAGGGGTTCGTCGGCACCCAGTGGCTGCTGGCCAAGCTGGGGTTGGGGGCGTCGAACCAGTTTGAAAGCGGCGGCTTTATCCGCTCGGCGGCGGGGATCCGGTACCCGGACATCCAGTTCCACTTTCTGCCCATTGCCGTGCGCTACGACGGACAGGCGGCAGCGGATGGGCACGGCTATCAGGCCCATGTCGGCCCGATGCGCTCGAAGTCGCGTGGGCAGGTCACGCTGCGTTCGGCCAACCCGGGCGAGGCCCCGAAGATCGAGTTCAACTACATGTCCCATCCCGATGATTGGGAGGAGTTCCGCACCTGTATCCGCCTGACCCGCGAGATCTTCGGCCAGGAGGCCTTTGCGCCCTATGCCAAGCACGAAATCCAGCCGGGCGCCGATGTGCAGACCGACGCAGAGCTGGACGCTTTTATCGCCGAGCACGCCGAAAGCGCATACCATCCTTGCGGCACCGCCCGCATGGGGCGCGCCAACGATGCGATGGCAGTTGTCGATCCAGAGTGCCGGGTGATCGGCGTGGAGGGCTTGCGGCTGGCCGACAGCTCTATCTTCCCGCGCATCACCAACGGCAATCTCAATGCGCCGTCGATCATGGTGGGCGAGAAGGCCGCAGATCACATTCTGGGCCGCGATCCACTGGCGCGCGACAATGCAGAGCCATGGGTGCACCCGAACTGGCGCACGGCGCAGCGATAG